The genomic stretch ctttattataaaattgcctcaacaatttaaacaaacctcacagacctgtacaggactatagcaacacgatcctacaaattaccggcttatcgaaaggtaggtcttctcttagttttaataattattcattgtcgttacgtgggagcttgattattcagttaatcattaactaccaccgctcagtacaccctcacccccacgtaacactTGGAACCACAGAACGTTTTCggcatttataatttttctcaaggttacattttttgattttcgaattccCATTCcgaattttgattttactttcattgtattatctattgcccaagcggctgccttctcacccaaatttgcgttCTTTGCGAGAAtccgtttccaagctttctcagccgacaccctatcagcctcgtttccAACTTCAAGATTACCTCGATTTTGCGAGTAAGCAATGTCGTGATCCTTGCAGGCTGCGTCAAGGGGATTGATTTTCGGATCACCCAGCGCGAttttctttgttaattttgtaccCGGCCCACAGTACTGATAACCAGGTACATGGAATTCGACTGGGAGGCTGTTGATGAATTtattcaccagacccttgccacAATGTTGCCGCCTGCTACTCCGTTCacctctgtacgcgatcatgttcgtgcgttgactgaagaaaagtgcttcAAAACGGgatatttatagcaaatccgatcagtcatgtccgagatgcgctttgagaaacaacctactAAGCTTCCCGTCAtgaattttgagaaactttcggagcaaaatgtcaaaaggcacaaacggcacggtgaattacttTCGAATAGTGTACGTGcaatattctgtggaccgtcaaattgtggtaaaactaatgcgtcgctcacacttataacccatctcaacggactcagatttgaaaatatctacatctactcaAAATCTCTCATCCACCCGAAATACGAATTGTTAAAGCAATTGTTGGACAATGTCGAGAACacggagtattttgcgtttaccgagcgtgagcaagtgattacaccggaagaagcacggccaactcaataatcatatttgacgatatAGGGTGCGAAAAGCAGGAGAATATCAcagcctacttttgcatgggtaaACATCATGAagttgactgtttctatctttgtcagacgtacgcgcgtattcccaagcatctcgtgcgcgacaacgtaaacttgatcgtgttattcaaacgagacgatatgaacctgagacacgtatacaacgactATGcaaacaccgatatgtctcACATGGAGTTTAAAAGTGTGTCCTCTGCATGCTGGCACGATGAGAAGTACAGCTTTCTGGTGATtgacaaagacagtgagctcaacgaaggacgttacaggaggggattcgattcttttgttagctTGGAAAGGAAATAGAATCTAAcgttttcgagcgagagacgcagtagcgttgcagactcagttgcgtcaatatgcagagctctgaaatttccaagcaaaaagatgacccacatcagatcgctcaagcaagtgctgcgatccgtcgaaaatACAGATTGCCCAAGTCGAGCAAGGAATCTACGGCTAAGAAATTGAGTGAcattttcaaaccagtagtgactccgttgcaagaactggtgaatgttacaaaagatactAAAACTGTaaaacaagaggtggaagaaattaaagaagaaataaagcagatgaaaaatgaaacgaacaaTGAAACTGTCTCGAAAATGAACGATTTCTTTGCTCTGGCAGGATATGAAACaatcgtagaaacaccggtcgagaaaatcgagaatgagtattttgcactgatgagagatgcgaagacaaaaggcgaattggacaacgtgtacggtgtacgcaacctctcaaacggactaaTGATTGGTGATTCGTTCATgtcttttgagagtgactacaTTCGTATTGGCGATATgcgttacccgaaaacgaaAGGTTTGCTGGAACGTTTGTTCAGAAAGAAGCCtgacggttcttctgtgagcgccggagatcgggaaaatttcaaaaacataatcctcgcaacgaacgcaCATGAAAAGTATTACTCGTCCGATGTGGCTGTTTGAAACaataacagttacaaattcaaaaatgtcattgccgaattaTTGGATTATTCCCCATCACCTCACCGAAAGGGTGAGagtctacttccgcaagcaATGATCAttcgacaaggtgttgaaacggaatacgttttctgggatgatccaaacgagaTGGTGGAGCATCTTCGTTCACTCTTGGCATCTCAGGTAGCGGGAAATCCaagtcacaataacgaaataatcttcattatcgaagagctacgcgaaACAGGAATCATTTATCAAGCAGCTCCCAtcgtttttgcattcattactgagatgagcgtcgacgtgtttggagGGCATCTGGATAAAAACACGCCGAGCACTCCCGGTCCTCGGGGCGTCGGATTTcgaataacagcggacgggcattacgatttacggaacaagagacagtgcaatgtcgcagatcccgcagagccgcacaatgctgtaactttcaaaatcttgagacgaaaattcaacgtgctgcaagaacaaatcgacaaccttgATCATATGATCAAAGCTTCAGAGCTTACCACGGAAAAAGCTTTGGATAGTTCttacacagactttaaaacaggtAAAGACCTGTCGATTTAAAATgctgaaatcatttttaaattggaCACCCATCTAAGAGCGTTGGAgtatgaacgaggaaaagcaagtACTGGTGACGaaactgcataagcctgcacgacggaattacccgcgtccacgtgtagacgtgcgcggcatcgacgagacctggcaggcggaaCTTGTCGATATGATGtcatacgctggacaaaagaaaggctacaagtacatgctcacagtcattgatatgttttcaaagtatgcgtgggctgtaccaataaagagcaagtctggagatgatgttacgaaagcaatggaatctgtgctttcccaaggacgggtaccaaaaaatttacacgtcgacagaggaacggaattttacaactcgaaatttgaatcgcttatgagacgttacggaatcaaactgtactccacgtacagtaatttgaaggcttcgatctgcgaacgtttcaatcgcacgctgaaaggtaaaatgtggacacggttcagcatgcaaggaagctacaagtggctcgatatctcaTTTGATTTGGTTTCGGTTTACAGCAAcgccaaacaccgaaccataagaatgaaaccgtcggatgtcaccgttaAGAACGAAAGGCTATTATTACGTCAGGCatacggagggcttcgagcgatacctaccacATCGGCAAAATCCgaatccggcgacaaagttcgaatcagcaaattcaaaaatatcttcGAGAACGGTTgcactcccaattggacgactggaatattcacgataattcgagtggaaaatactcatcctgtgacgtacaagctcaaagactaccgagatcaacccatcgctgcaggtttctacgaacaagagctcctcaaggttaaacAGCCGGACgtctatctggtggagaaggtgctcaacAAGCCTGAAAGAAAACTACATGTTtaatggttaggttttgacaatttACACAACAGAGGGATGAACGAATCGGAATTGTCAcattgaatgaatgaattttcgcaaaaacGTATGTGCCTCCTCATTTTATACCCGACAATAATATGATATACATGTAAGCTTGGGTACGTTACCAAGCTACGTAGCGCCGCGCGTTGGCTCATGCGCAAAGAGTCAGTATGAAAGATGACTCCGAGCTACGAGCACTAATGACAATACAAAAGTCATAACAAAGGTTTGCTATCGGCAATTGTATTGATTCAGGTTAGTTTGTAAGTGTGTGCGATTAATGTAAATAACTTATCGTTTTGTTAActcttgtaaatatttgatatttcagTTGTTTACTACATCATACAAGTGTTGATTAATAACCTCAAATCCACTCCATCAAAGTTCCTTGTCTGTCGCTTACAAATCAATACAATGGAGAAAAAGGCAAAATTTTACTTCGTCTCGGAGGCTGGCATAGACTCAGCAAAAAGTACAGcagtgaaagtaaaaaaaattcagctgcTTGGGCAAGAGGaaagttttttgtttccagCGGACAAGCAGACGAGAGCTCAGCATGATAAGCTTTTCGAGAATGCTATTGTGAAGAACGTAGTCAAGAGTCTGAAGCAACGCAACAAATTTCGTAATGTAGTATTGACGTTGTCTGAAGAACTGGAAAACATCTACTTGGATGAGGAAGGTAATGTTGTTTTTCATGACGAATATCTTGAAGAGGATACCCCAATGCAAGAGGCAAGCGGAAACAGAGAGGCATCAGCCACGAGTGAGAGGAAAACGAGCTCGCTCGTGAAAGACATGGTAGTGGAAAAGTTTAATGGTGAGAATATGAATGCGAGTAATTGGATGCGTTTATATGTGCAGGAGTGCGACAGAGTGGGTATCGCGCAAAACAAATACGCGGAAGTTTTGAGATTGTTCCTAGAGAAGGGAGCGTTAGATTGGTATAGcgtatcggtaaaacagattTCTTTATTGAACTGGGAAGCGTGGAATAACTCTTTTATCGACACCTTTGCCGCGCAGTCCTGGGTAGACATTGAGTATGcttacaatttcaaattttacagcGGATCGTTACTAGAGTATGCGCTAAAGAAAAGGAGCTCATTATTAGAAGCGGATGATAGCCTATCCGTAAGCACTCAAATAAACATGATCGTGATTAGTTTACCaaagtttattcaaaataaactAGATAGAAAGTCCATCGGGTGTGTAGACAGTCTCATGTCAAAACTAAAACAAATTGGGAAAATAagtgataagaaaaatgaaaatgtaaacaaGAAAAGCTCAAATGAGAAAAGGCCATGTAGTATTTGCGAAAAACTAGGATATAGAAATAGATTCCATTTGGAAACAGTATGCCATAACAAAGATAGGCAAAGTAAAAAtcctaaaaatgaaaatatcaggGTCACAAATAATAATGAAGTTCAGGAGATATTAGCTAGGCAAGAGGAATCAAAAAACGATTAGTCCTCCCacttataaaaataaaaatatttgcaaatggCAATCCAGCAACAGCTTTATACGACTCTGGATCAAATGTTTCTTTGATCAGTAGTACATTCataactaataaaaaaaatattaaacaaataataagtGGGAGAGATACCATCAAAGGTTTAGCTGGGATTGCAAAAACGGAGGGCATTGTAgatttaagaataaaaatttgtaacatcgaggagaattttcaatttttcattgttaaagGAAATGCTATGGatggtgaatttttgattGGATTAgatgcgataaaaaaattcaggttatgccaagatgaaaatttgaggatatctcaaaaacaggaaaatacaaaattggtcaagaaaagtaatttcagtaaaatgagcgccaaaaaaatcgatgaaataatacaaaaaaatgagaaaatatttgcaaaatcaaaatttgacatagGAACAGTAAAGGGTTATGAAGCCACAGTAAAGTTGACAGAAAATAGGTACATTTCAAAGAAACCATATAAATGCTCTTTTCAAGATAAAGcagaaattgaaaaccaagTAGAGGAATTATTAAATGCAGATTTAATAGAGGAGTCAAGCAGTCCTTTTGCAGCTCCTGTAACCTTGGCTTACAAGaaagaggaaggaaaaaaacaaaaaaatcgtttatGTATGGACTTTAAGGAACTAAACAAGATTATAGTTCCAGAGAGTCAACCATTCCCTAGGATAGAAGATCTTACCGTACGTGCCAGAAATTGTaagttttttacaaaattagacGTTAATTCGGCGTTTTGGTCGATCCCGATACGTGCGAAGGATAGATACAAGCTAGCCTTTGTAACACATAATAGGCACTTACAATGGAAATGCTTACCTTTCGGCTTAAAATCTGCTTCTGCCATTTTCCAAAGAGTTTTAgcaggtataataaaaaaaaataaattggatGCATTTACCGTAAATTACATAGATGACATTTTAGTGTTTTCCAAGACATACGAGGAACATTTACAACATGTAGATATAGTATTGCAAATATTACATGATCAAGGCTTTAAATTGAACAAGAACAAATGTCAATTTGCTCAAGAAAGGATAACCTATCTGGGGcacgaaattgaaaacaatatgGTTAAACcaataaatgataatttagTCGCTATCAAAAACTTTCCTATACCTACATCAATAACACATATTAGACAATTTTTAGGAAAAGTAAACTTTTACTTGGAGTTCATCCCAAATCATGTTGTCTTACTAGATCCTTTGCGAAATCTGTTAAGGAAGAATGTAACTTTCCACTGGTCTGAAGAATGTAGGAATAgttttaatttaacaaaacaatttttatgtacagTTCCAGCTTTGGCAATATTCGATCCAGAAGctccaatatttattttcacagatGCAAGTAATAAAGGAGTTGGAGCCATATTGAAGCAACCACAAAAAGACAATTCCTTAAAatcagtatttttcttttctagaaaattgactgatgctcaaaaaagaaaaaaagcaatttaTATAGAAGCCCTGGCTATTAAAGAAGCCATTTTGTATTGGCAATTCCATCTAATAGGAAAAaagttcattatttttacggATCATAAGCCACTAGAAAACttcaacataaaaaaatgtagtgaCATGGAACTagtgaatattttaaattatatttcaatgcTCGACTTTGACATCATATACAATCCTGGTAAGGAAAATTCTGAAGCTGATTGTTTATCGAGAAATCCAGTTTTGGAACCTCGAGAAGATACAGAGTTGGACTACGCAATTAGAACctcaaatttattaaaattaatagatattaaagaaaatcaaaaagcATTAAGAGTAGATGACAAGTGCATCataaaagaaaacataatttataaagtattaaacaaaagagaaaaaatttggatcaCCGAAGATTTCGGAAAATCTCTTATCAAGGACATGCATGTAGATCAAGGTCACATAGGCACAAAACAACTAATATTAACTTTcggtcaaaaattttattttaaaaacatgtACAAACACATAAAAATGACCTGCAGATCTTGCGAAACttgcattaaaaataaatccagaATAGGCTGCTTCAAAGCACCCTTATCTCAACTTGGTCCAGCAAAGGAACccttcgaaattatttccatagACACAATAGGAGGTTTTAAAGGCAATAagagtacaaaaaaatatttacacctgGCAGTGGACCACTTCACTAGATTCACCTACATAGTAACCTCAAAAACTCAAATGGCAAAAGATTTCATAAATCTAATtaagaaaatagagaaaaatggaaacatAAAATTAATTCTATCAGATCAATACCCTGGTATAAATTCAACTCAGTTCAAACAACATCTAAGTAAACAAAACATAGCACTGGTTTTCACGGCAGTGGACTGTGCATTTTCTAATGGATTAAACGAAAGAACAAACCAAACTCTCGTAAACAGAATAAGATGTAGAATCTATGAGCATAGAGAAAAATCATGGCCTCAGATAGCAGAAGAATGCACACAGGACTACAACAACACAATTCATAGCTCAACCGGATTCACACCGAATTACTTGCTCACAGGCTCTAACAAGTCATTTTTACCAGATGAGTTGAATGATaacaatttgtcaaatttaatcAGCAACAGAGAAATAGCGTTCAGAAGATCTAAACAAATACACGACCAAAATAAGGAATATTATGATAAGAATGTAAAGCGAATAGACTATAAGGTAGGAGATTTAGTTTATGTTCAGAGCGTTAATAAACTAAATAAGGATAAATTGGACCCAATCAGAACAGGTCCCTttagaattaaagaaaaaatttcagatgtaATGTTTTTGTTAAATAGTAGAGCCAGAAAAAACgaatcaaacatttttcatgcCAGCAAGCTGGTTCCTTATTTTGACGATGCGCTACATCGGTCTTGAGAGGGGGGATGTAAGCTTGGGTATGTTACCAAGCTACGTAGCGCCGCGCGTTGGCTCATGCGCAAAGAGTCAGTATGAAAGATGACTCCGAGCTACGAGCACTAATGACAATACAAAAGTCATAACAAAGGTTTGCTATCGGCAATTGTATTGATTCAGGTTAGTTTGTAAGTGTGTGCGATTAATGTAAATAACTTATCGTTTTGTTAActcttgtaaatatttgatatttcagTTGTTTACTACATCATACAAGTGTTGATTAATAACCTCAAATCCACTCCATCAAAGTTCCTTGTCTGTCGCTTACATACATTATAGTACAGTTATAAATCACAAAGCTAAGgtgtaggcttgtagcccGACGGGAGCGTGTCCGTTGTGTtctgaaacacgatccgcttgtcgtcattccagctcagtgccactttctgctgttctacggtgtataccttATGATTTCGACtaaatatcaaatgctgatttgtggacaaattttcacgattcaacacacattccaaataatcgttgaacgGTATTTTTCTCGacgctgatcctttgacacctttggcGCGTTTATTGTCTGTCTtatctcccaagactcggaatgcgtacaattttgCTCCTAATCCTAcacattccaaaattattttcccgctattctcgtctttcatcaagccgagaaaTTCTTTGTTCGCTAGAGGCATTCcataaacgttgtcaagcggatcatcagacgtatcgaatttatgcaagtcctccttcatatgttcgcatatgtcggggacggtgaAGTGGTATATCAAGCTGTTGGTATcggtatacattaattttgctcggttgccaaatttccttttaatataatcataatgaaaatcgtagatatatgtgctagccagatccatgatggagaaacctgcatacaatggtttatttaacttgactttcgtcttgctcatttcaacgataatcATCTCTctgtcgaaaacggtgcagctgtgaaaatagGTTCGGCTAtagtagctctagcaccgtgTCTTTCATCCCATTTCGTAatcagcctgacatctctatacttcctCACATTTTCCACCACCTTCAATACTTTTTTCGATgaacataaccatgtctatgtcggtgagaagctcaAGCTCGATGCCTGTACACTTCAACAtcgcatcaaacgacagaccgggcatggtgtaataatgtaacgggtccaggtTGTACGTTGTCCAAGagctctgtcgaaaattttgaaaaacattggctagtaaaaacacgtccgtctgtaaatacacgtccgaatactctcccaaagtttgaacgttgaaagtttgccaaacttcacatgcatgtgcatagtcgtcgtccaatatatcccgatcatttaattttgagtaaaattgttgtttggataGTAGACGTCTGTCCTCGAGCTCCTCTCAACTATCCATGTATTCGTAGgggaacactccttttctggtcaCTAACTGATATTTATCTgagctacgataaaattttcgtattattgatttttgatcatcaccgagatGCGTTGCTAATTCCTTAAGACTTctgggcatgaaacggtacaaATCTATGAATCTAAACTTCATATCTGTCTCCTTGACATATTATGTGAAAGAAATGTACGTTTTTTTGTTCACGTGTGGAAGCTCAATTGTTCTctcgaacgatgtagccagtgctttgatcagagaatgcgaatcgtaacccgatagattgtggaatatcactgggattgtgtgcgaattttggtaattcagattacagctgcggtgagcagcaccacggtactttttcgtgaaatggcagtgatcacgatgttcTACGTCTGTGAATGTAAACGGTTTTCCACAAATACGACACACTGTTGTTcaatgaaattcgttgattggattgaaattgagcggttccatcggtacaacagttttgaaataagGTTCTAAAGAATGTGCCAATTCCTCCTACacgttcacaaaccattgaatgcaagtcactccacgattaattttgaattttgaaattgaatcgttgaacgcacaatgtagatagtaagctatactatacggaagatgcttctgatagTTGTTCTTGTATTCATCTTTTTGAGCGTAGGTTTCAGTCAACATTCTAGATCTGCGTAGATGCAGAccgg from Neodiprion virginianus isolate iyNeoVirg1 chromosome 3, iyNeoVirg1.1, whole genome shotgun sequence encodes the following:
- the LOC124301147 gene encoding uncharacterized protein LOC124301147 — translated: MEKKAKFYFVSEAGIDSAKSTAVKVKKIQLLGQEESFLFPADKQTRAQHDKLFENAIVKNVVKSLKQRNKFRNVVLTLSEELENIYLDEEGNVVFHDEYLEEDTPMQEASGNREASATSERKTSSLVKDMVVEKFNGENMNASNWMRLYVQECDRVGIAQNKYAEVLRLFLEKGALDWYSVSVKQISLLNWEAWNNSFIDTFAAQSWVDIEYAYNFKFYSGSLLEYALKKRSSLLEADDSLSVSTQINMIVISLPKFIQNKLDRKSIGCVDSLMSKLKQIGKISDKKNENVNKKSSNEKRPCSICEKLGYRNRFHLETVCHNKDRQSKNPKNENIRVTNNNEVQEILARQEESKND